From the genome of Spirosomataceae bacterium TFI 002, one region includes:
- a CDS encoding leucyl/phenylalanyl-tRNA--protein transferase has protein sequence MANDVAIVMNAPSVNELLNAYVNGVFPMADPDGSIYWYSPNLRAVIPIYEFKPSRSLRPYINQKRFEVKINADFEGTMRECAKPRIDANDTWISEELIDSYTALHKKGFAHSIETYQEGKLVGGLYGVAIGAAFFGESMFHTSSNASKVAFYYLIEILKKRNYQLLDSQFINDNVARYGAIEIPKATYEQELIEAVKERIVFTNERRPYEIEELLSEEVRQF, from the coding sequence TTGGCTAATGATGTAGCCATTGTTATGAATGCTCCATCGGTAAACGAATTATTAAATGCTTATGTGAACGGGGTTTTTCCAATGGCGGACCCAGATGGTAGCATATATTGGTATTCGCCCAACCTACGAGCTGTAATTCCTATCTACGAATTCAAACCATCGAGGTCTCTAAGACCATACATTAATCAAAAAAGGTTCGAGGTGAAAATCAACGCTGATTTTGAAGGGACTATGCGTGAATGTGCTAAGCCAAGAATAGACGCCAATGACACATGGATTTCAGAAGAACTTATTGACAGCTACACTGCTCTGCACAAAAAAGGGTTTGCTCATAGTATAGAGACATATCAAGAAGGCAAACTGGTAGGGGGATTATATGGCGTTGCGATAGGGGCGGCATTTTTTGGTGAATCTATGTTTCACACGTCTTCCAATGCTTCAAAAGTTGCATTCTATTACTTGATAGAAATATTAAAGAAAAGAAACTATCAATTACTCGACTCTCAGTTTATAAATGACAATGTAGCAAGATACGGAGCAATAGAAATTCCGAAGGCAACATACGAGCAAGAATTAATAGAGGCTGTGAAAGAAAGGATAGTTTTTACCAATGAACGAAGGCCATACGAAATAGAGGAATTACTTAGTGAAGAAGTCAGGCAATTCTAG
- a CDS encoding peptidyl-tRNA hydrolase, PTH1 family, protein MKYLIAGLGNIGPQYAFTRHNIGFMALDRLAAQQGLKFEMKKLAYHTEWKTKGRTIHLIKPTTFMNLSGKAVRSYMQQHKIPVENLLVVTDDISLPTGKLRLKPKGSAGGHNGLKDIEAQLQTQEYARIKIGVGDDFPRGRQADYVLSNFPEDEMIGMILKLDKVSDMILSFCTVGCNNTMNSFNE, encoded by the coding sequence ATGAAATACCTCATTGCTGGTCTTGGAAATATTGGCCCACAATATGCTTTTACTCGTCATAACATAGGTTTTATGGCACTTGATCGCTTGGCAGCACAACAAGGCCTCAAGTTTGAAATGAAAAAACTAGCCTATCATACAGAATGGAAAACCAAAGGACGTACCATTCACCTCATCAAACCCACTACTTTCATGAACCTATCAGGAAAAGCAGTAAGGAGTTACATGCAGCAACATAAAATACCTGTAGAAAATCTTTTAGTAGTGACTGACGATATCTCATTACCCACTGGTAAGCTACGACTTAAACCAAAAGGATCTGCTGGAGGACACAATGGACTCAAAGACATAGAAGCACAGTTACAAACTCAAGAGTATGCCCGAATAAAAATTGGTGTAGGCGACGATTTTCCGCGTGGTCGACAAGCCGATTACGTTTTAAGCAACTTCCCAGAGGACGAAATGATTGGCATGATTCTTAAGTTGGACAAGGTCTCCGACATGATTTTGAGCTTTTGTACAGTGGGTTGTAACAACACTATGAATTCCTTCAATGAATAA
- a CDS encoding pyrimidine operon attenuation protein / uracil phosphoribosyltransferase codes for MNKKRLILSQPLLDFTLQRLCQQLIENHGDLSEVVFVGLQPRGTFLADRIVAVLSKQVKEPIKWGYLDATFYRDDFRRRDSPLSPNTTNLVHLVENKDVVLIDDVLATGRMVRAALDALQAFGRPRKVELLCLIDRSYNRDLPIQPDYVGKKVNTLDTQKVLVQWAEQNKKDDKIWLMM; via the coding sequence ATGAATAAAAAAAGATTAATACTTAGTCAGCCATTATTGGATTTTACGCTTCAGCGTTTATGTCAGCAATTGATAGAGAATCATGGTGACTTATCTGAAGTAGTATTTGTAGGTCTTCAGCCTAGAGGTACATTTTTAGCAGATAGAATTGTAGCCGTATTATCCAAGCAAGTCAAAGAACCTATCAAATGGGGATATTTGGATGCGACCTTTTATCGTGATGACTTTAGAAGAAGAGATTCTCCACTTTCGCCCAATACAACCAATCTCGTTCATTTAGTAGAAAACAAAGACGTGGTATTGATAGACGATGTACTTGCAACTGGAAGAATGGTGAGAGCTGCATTGGATGCACTCCAAGCTTTTGGAAGACCAAGAAAAGTGGAGCTGCTTTGTCTTATAGATAGAAGCTATAACCGAGACCTTCCTATACAGCCAGACTATGTAGGTAAAAAAGTTAATACGCTCGATACACAAAAGGTACTCGTGCAATGGGCAGAACAAAATAAGAAAGACGACAAGATTTGGCTAATGATGTAG